One region of Sphingomonas abietis genomic DNA includes:
- a CDS encoding TolC family protein — MHRVIAAVLAVTACASTAQAQTSDGPPDGPILTLAQAIERARASAPSLDAAHAGIRAADAGRRVAGLRPNPTASADIENVGGSRAYHGIEAPKQTVAIGLPLELGGKRPARIAVAESQRGRAGLDQALAEAELRESVTDAYVETIAAERRLGASREQARIAGETVHGAQARVEAGKASPLERQRADVLHIAADADVQKSARLATLARANLERRLGQPIAGRLDQAWFERIEAYGPVRLPDGMASLPVAAATADRRTAEALLRLARAQRIPDVTVSTGVRRLPATNSVAAIFGVSVPLPLFNSGSAAIEQATAERDKADAQRRSAMLDTERQIAQAQAELANAQAAATTAVGPALAAALEAARIARIGYREGKFAQLDLLDAERSLSETRTTAIDALAAYHRAQARLERLAATLPSSREDDR, encoded by the coding sequence ACCAGACGGACCAATCCTCACGCTCGCTCAAGCGATCGAACGCGCGCGCGCCAGTGCTCCGTCACTGGACGCCGCCCACGCCGGCATCCGCGCGGCCGACGCCGGGCGGCGTGTCGCCGGCCTGCGGCCCAATCCGACTGCGAGTGCGGACATCGAAAATGTCGGAGGATCCCGGGCCTATCATGGGATCGAAGCCCCCAAGCAGACGGTCGCAATCGGTTTGCCGCTCGAACTTGGCGGCAAGCGCCCGGCCCGGATCGCGGTGGCGGAATCGCAGCGAGGACGGGCCGGCCTCGACCAGGCGCTCGCCGAGGCAGAGCTGCGGGAAAGCGTGACCGACGCCTATGTCGAAACCATCGCCGCGGAGCGCCGCCTTGGCGCTTCCCGCGAACAGGCGCGCATCGCGGGCGAGACGGTTCATGGCGCCCAGGCCCGTGTCGAAGCCGGCAAGGCTTCGCCATTGGAGCGCCAGCGTGCCGACGTCCTGCACATCGCCGCCGATGCCGACGTCCAAAAGTCGGCGCGCCTCGCGACGCTGGCACGCGCCAACCTCGAACGGCGGCTCGGCCAGCCGATAGCCGGTCGGCTCGATCAGGCATGGTTCGAGCGCATCGAGGCTTATGGTCCGGTACGGCTGCCGGATGGCATGGCGAGCCTACCGGTCGCGGCGGCAACGGCCGATCGGCGCACTGCCGAGGCACTGCTTCGGCTGGCCCGCGCCCAGCGCATCCCCGACGTCACGGTCAGCACGGGCGTCCGGCGGCTTCCTGCCACCAACAGCGTCGCGGCGATATTCGGGGTCTCGGTTCCGCTGCCGCTCTTCAACAGCGGCTCGGCGGCGATCGAGCAGGCCACGGCAGAACGCGACAAGGCGGACGCCCAGCGTCGCAGCGCGATGCTCGATACCGAGCGACAGATCGCGCAGGCGCAGGCCGAACTCGCCAATGCGCAGGCCGCCGCCACCACGGCGGTCGGGCCAGCCCTCGCGGCGGCCCTAGAAGCCGCGCGGATTGCGCGTATCGGTTATCGCGAAGGCAAGTTCGCGCAGCTCGACCTGCTCGACGCGGAACGCAGTCTCTCGGAGACGCGAACGACCGCGATCGACGCGCTCGCCGCCTATCACCGCGCGCAGGCACGCCTCGAACGGCTCGCTGCCACCCTGCCCTCGTCTAGGGAGGACGATCGATGA